The sequence AGGTATCCCAGCCTATCGAGACGCGGCGTCGAGCGGGCTGTGGAGGCCTTTCTCACGACCGCTGGCGCAACGTAGGCAGGCCGTTCGCGCTTCTTGAAGGAGCTTCGATGGACGCTCTGATGCAGCCCTGGCCCTGGTACGTCGCGGGCCCCGTCATTGGCCTCTTCCCGCCGGCGCTCCTCCTCATTGGCAACAAGATGTTCGGGATCTCGAGCAATCTCCGCCACATCTGCGCCGCGTGCCTTCCCGGTGGCGTGGAGTACTTCTCCTATGACTGGCGAGGCGAGGGCGCCTGGAACCTCACCTTCGTGCTCGGAGTCCTGATCGGCGGCTTGCTCGAAGGGCAGTTCCTGTCGACGCACGGAGCCCCGAGCCTCTCCGCCGCCGCGGTGGAGAGCCTCGCCGCGCTCGGCATTCACGACGTGACCGACCTCGTTCCGCGCGAGCTCTTCTCCTGGCACTCGCTCGCCACGGTGCCGG comes from Candidatus Eisenbacteria bacterium and encodes:
- a CDS encoding YeeE/YedE thiosulfate transporter family protein produces the protein MDALMQPWPWYVAGPVIGLFPPALLLIGNKMFGISSNLRHICAACLPGGVEYFSYDWRGEGAWNLTFVLGVLIGGLLEGQFLSTHGAPSLSAAAVESLAALGIHDVTDLVPRELFSWHSLATVPGFVLIVGGGFLVGFGTAYAGGCTSGHAISGLADLQLPSLIAVMGFFAGGLISTWLILPRLLGG